The Penicillium digitatum chromosome 6, complete sequence genome contains the following window.
ATGTACGCTCGAACTTTTCCAGGAACTCCAGAGACAGTTTGTCTTCGGCAGAGAGGGCTTCTTCACCAACGACAGCCTTCATAGCGGCTACATGGTAAATCCCGTTAGAATACTGAAGATGACGAGGGTAGAGAGAAAAACTTACCAGCATCACGACCGATAGCGTACTTCGCATAAAGCTGGTTAGACACATCTGAATGATCCTTGCGCGTGCGACCCTCGCCAATAGCAGATTTCATAAGGCGAGAAAGGGACGGCAGAACGTTGATCGGTGGGTATACGCCCTTGTTAGCCAATTGACGGTCAATGAAAATTTGCCCCTCCTACATAGAATGTTAGTCGCTGATCTCTTCGGAACGAGAAAGCGGGCTTCATCTTTTCAACGAACCGTGATGTAGCCTGTCAAATCGGGGATCGGATGCGTGATGTCTTTGTAGAAGGAGGAAGACGTTAGCTTAGCAAGAACAAGGTCTAAGATAAGGAGAGGGGAGCTCATACCATCGTTAGGCATAGTCAAGATAGGGATCTGAGTAATAGAACCATTTCGACCCTCAACACGACCAGCACGCTCGTAGATACTCGCCAAATCTGTATACATGTAACCGGGATAACCACGGCGGCCAGGGACTTCTTCACGGGCAGCGGAGACTTCTCGTAGAGCATCACAATAAGCCGAAAGATCAGTCATGATAACAAGGACGTGCTTCTCGAGTTGGTAGGCGTAGTATTCAGCAGTCGTTAAAGCCAGGCGGGGAGTAATAATACGCTCGATAGTCGGATCGTTGGCTAAGTTCAAGAAGAGAGTGGTACGCTCCATACTTCCGTTTTCTTCGAACTCGCGAGTAAAGAATCGAGCGGTCTCCATATTAACACCCATAGCAGCAAAAACAATGGAGAAGTTCTCCTCGTGGCCATCATGGACATCCTTGGTAGGCCTGACTAGACTTGCTTGTCTGGCAATGGCCGATGCGATCTCATTATGAGGAAGACCGGCGGCAGAGAAGATAGGAATCTTCTGACCACGAGCAATTGAGTTCATAGTGTCAATAGCAGAGATACCAGTAGAGATCATCTCCTCGGGATAGACCTAGGGAAATGCGTTAGCTTATATTGTCTGTAAAGTTAGAGGTAGCATTTACCCGGGTGTAGGGGTTAATAGGCTGGCCATTAATATCCAAGTAGTCTTCCGCAAGCACTTTGGGGCCCTTGTCGATAGCACGTCCTGAACCATCGAACACACGACCTAGCATATCCTCGGACACCCCAAGCTTCAAACTATGACCAGCGAACTCGACTTTCGTCTAATTCCAGTTGTCAGTAACTCTTTAAGCAAGAAGTTTTCTCGCAAGGTTTCTGACCTTCTTCACATCAACACCCGAAGTGCCCTCAAACACCTAAAAACCCAGTGTGCTATTAATGTCCATCCATCACGATTTAATCGATCGAAACGGCATTCATCTCGGTTCATACCTGCACAATAGCTCGGTTTCCTATAGTGAACATCGCCAAGATCAGCAGACTATTTTATGGGAAGCTTATAGTAGGTACACAAGTGCCATAACAGGTCGGGGAGCTCACCTCTGGCCTCCAATACTTGACCAGAACGCTCCGTGCCATCGGGCAGTGTCAGCGATACAATTTCATTGTAGCGGGGAAATTTGACCTATATCGCGGTACAACATTCTATTAGCCCATAGCTCCATTCCTTGTGCCGGACTGTCCCCAAAGGTCTCACATTGTCCAGGACGACCAGCGGTCCGTTAATGCCTCCAATGGTGTTGTAGCGGATGCGGGGCTTGACGTTGGTCATTCGGGGGTCGATGAACCCTGGCATGGCGAGTGAATCAGATCGTCAACTAGCAGGGCGCGAGATGATAAAGGGTCGGATAGGAGCCGAGTACGGTGAAATGAGCTGGCCACGCTGTTTGCCGGAGATCGGGCGGTGACGCGGCACGTGATAGCGTACGCCTTTCAAGGTTGGCGGATGACCTCCCGAGAGGGGTCCCAGCACTTGTTTGGGTTAGTGCTATAGGGAATTTCGGTTCTCGCAAGAGGTATTTGGATCACCATGAAAATATGTCAATTgaccattttttttttctattaTGGCTCTAAGTGACTCTGATTCCAGTTTAGAACCCACTAGCTGCTCAAGGCCTAGTTGGCCGGAAAAGAGAACGATATCTGCGGGCATGCCTTAGCACGACAGAATTTCAACGCGGCGCAGACTTTTAGAAATACCCTCGAAATATTTATACTATAACACGCTTTGCTGAGGAAATTTTGAGTCTGGTAGGATATGATCAATGACGCACAATCACACTCACGTGAGAATTTCCAATCTGTTCGCTAATGTATCGCTCAATCTCAGGTGTATATATATAGCTACGCGAATTGTAGTCCGAAATATGGATAGCAAGGACAAATTGTTGATCTGTCTCGATCTTTCAATTAAGCCTCTTCGTGGGCTGTATCGAATGACAAGATTGCCATTAAAATCGCCACCGTTTGATCCGCCATCTCAGACACCAACTCATTTCGATGGAACTTATCATTCTCAAGTATCAAAAACTGACCTCATACGATGGAGAAGAACATGGGAAGGTCACTGGCAGACTGATAAAGTAGTCGGACGAAGAAAGACCTCTTTGATCATGCTTGACTCTTAGAAGTAGATTAAGCCGATATAATAACCCAAGGCGATGAACAAACAACGAACATGGATTTTTGAAGATGGTATTGTCAAATGTGACACATTCTTAAAACGGATGAAGCACATGATGGAAGAGTTACTTGCTGAATGTAGATTGTTAAAATCTTAATCTGAGGATATGCGACTACAGAGTGGGGATTCGGAGGTCTTCTCGTGCTGTGGTAAGATCGTGGTTGGAGGGCAGCGGATCCTCACTATTTGGTGTTGTTCTGGCCCCTTTTATACAGAGATATATAGACACATTACAAAACGCTCTAGAATAGCTGGGTTATTTTTAAGCATGCAGGTATCTTCAATTGGAAGTCGCATGCAAGATTGACTTGACCCATATCCACTTCTGTGCCTCTTCAAAATCCCACCTTAGTTTAGATGGTGGCGTTGTGGCTCCATTACTGCTCGGATGCATGGTCCATCTTCATGAAACCTGATCATGATCGTATGTTGGTCAATGCAGCAGCCAGGGCCATAGTTCTGTTGGGTTCCAGATGCTGTCAGGCCATTGTTTGTCGCTACAGAAATTCTGCCATTGCGTCAAAATAGACCAGATGCCTTATAACGACCTATGTTGGGGGGGTTGTATTGATGAAAAGTAAATTGAAAGAATGCTCAGAAGTAGGATAAAATAGAAAACGGGATTGAATGACTTAGGTCCCACGTAGAGTTTGCTCTTTCGCCCCCTTCAAATGCGTGCTCACGGTTTACGCGGGGCGAATGAATTTTGCCTCTCACCGCCACGAAGGCCCTATATCTCCTCAGATGCCCCGCATCTTTTAATTCTCTTCATCAACACCTCGTGACTCCCACTTTCTTTCAAAATGTCCAAGATCTACGTCGGGTATGTCAAAACCCATCAAATCTTGATGCGGAGGTGACGATTTATACTGACAACCTTACTAGAAACCTTTCATGGCACACCAGCGACGAGTCGCTGCGCGCGGCCTTCGGTGAGTTCGGCAACATTGTCGACTCTGTACGtgaaaaattccaaaaattCCGATTTTCGCTTCGGAGCACGGACACTAatattttcatctttttCAGATCGTCATGGTTGACCGTGAGACTGGTCGCTCCCGTGGATTCGGTTTCGTCACCTTCTCTTCCGCTGAGGAGGCCGAGGCCGCCATCAACGCTCTCAACGAGCAGGAGTATGTTTTCAACCCCTCCCCTCCCGATTAACTCGAAACGTAAGTTGCTAACCCTAATCTAGCCTCGATGGTCGTCGCATCCGCGTCAACCTCGCCAACGCCCGCCCCAGCGGTGGCTTCGGGGGTGGTAACGGTGGTGCCGGTGGTGGCCGCTGGTAAACGTTGATCAGTGACCCGAAAAAGTGCGCGATGGTTATGCAGAACGAGAAAAACGTGACATATTGACGCTTAGCGTTGGTAACGGTGCTTTGTGTGCCCTGAGAAATCAGTCACAGCTCACAAGGCAGTTACTAGAGTTACTCAAGAAGTAGATAGTATTTTCCCTCGGTGTTATACCTCAAGGACATTTGGAAATTTATTCAGGGCCGATCGATTCGTGCACTGATACACAAACCATttttgaactttttttttgggggtaaAATTTTCACAATTGTTGTGCCCAACTCGATGTAAGGCTGCCATGAGGCTAGACTTCTGTTCAAACTATTGGTCACAATGTAGCATCTTATACGGAGGACATCCTTTCATTTAGAGGTATCGCCCCAGTGTAGCAATTGGAAATAGAACAAGGCGGAATACACAATGCTACGTGTCCTCTTGCACAGGAAATTTTCGGCTCCGCCCTAAAAAAGTTCAAAATCTCATCGGGTCGTTGACTTCGAAAGTTGTCCACAGCTAAACGTTCGCTGCTTGAGATATACACTCGTCTTCTTATCCAATCTGTAGCTAGTCCATTTTCTTGCAAAATCCGACTCGGATGAAGCCAAGCTACGGAAAAAAAGTTGTCTCTAGGCATGCCACGAGAGCGGGTCAAAGGCCTCCCATGAGAATCACTTATCCTAAGCCCCCTGCCACAACTTTGAGCCTCATGTAAAACATAGATTCATTACTCTGTTACACTGACTAAAAATAGTATCTTGAACATTACCGACGTCATTGGCCAATTGCTTCCAAAAGTGATGCCCCGCGGCTCAGCCGCCTGGACCCACCGCCACATCTTACTTGTTCACTTtatcaacatcaacatcttcAACTCTGCACAGCACCCACATCACAGTATACCAATCCAAAATCATGGCACCCCACGAAGGCCTCGTCCACCCGAAAGAATACGACATCAAAGACAGCAACGTGGAGCTAATCGGCAGCGACCTTGACCACCGCGTGAAATACACCTCAGCCCTCACCGAACCTGCCTGGCAAAGCATCGACCAAGCACCCGGCCTTACAACCTGGCGCATCGAGAACTTCCAAGTTATCCCCTGGCCGAAAGAACAAACCGGGCAATTCTACGACGGTGACAGCTTTATCGTGCTACACACCTACAAAGTCGGCGACGACAAGCTCGGCCACGACATCTTTTTCTGGCTTGGCAGTAAGACAACTCAGGATGAAGCAGGTGTCGCGGCTTACAAGACGTTTGAGTTGGACGAGTTCCTTCATGGCGCTGCTACACAATACCGCGAGGTTCAGGAGCACCCCTCTGACGAGTTCCTCGCTCTGTTCCGGAACTACTCGATCCGGTCTGGTGGTGTGCGTTCCGGTTTCACACATGTCGAGCCTGAGGAACGGCTGGAGGTGACTACGCTTCTGCGCATCTTCAAACACCCCGGTATTGCGCGTGTTGACTCGTTGATCGTGTATGAGGTCGAACCTACATGGAAGAGTCTGGATGAGAATGATGTCTTTGTTTTGGATAAGGGAGATAAGATTTGGGTTTGGCAGGGGAAGAAGTGTAGTCCGATGGAGAAGGCGAAGGCGGCGCAGGTGGTTAATGATATGACGCAGGCGAAGCATGTTGATGTTGAGGTTCTGTCACAACTTGAACCCAGGTCGAAGATCTTTGTTGACTTGTTGGGTGGGAGGGATGTCGCTCCGTCTACTTTGGAGGCACCGAGACCTGGAAGGTTTGCAAAGAAGGGTGGTGATGAAAGTTCTCGGCCGCGCGGGCTTTTCAGACTCAGTGATGCGTCTGGGACGTTGTCTTTTGATGTTGTTAAGGGTGGGGGACGGGTTGATCGGTCTGACTTGGATGGGAAGGATGTTTTCCTTTATGATACTGGGAACCGGGTCTGGGTTTGGCAGGGGTCTGGAGCTAGTGCGAGGGAGAAGGCCATGTGGCTCAAGGTTGCGCAGTTCTATGTTCAGAAGATTCAGGAGAGCCAATCTTCTGAGGCGTATCTCACGCCAATTTCGAAGGTTTCGCAAGGCCATGAGAGCCCGGCATTCTTGAAGGCCTTGGAGGCTTAGAATTGTACATATACCATAGTAATGAGGCAATATGATCATGATCGTACTATTCATCCACATTTCACCTTAGGATACAAGATCCATGCTAGTCATCTTAGATCAAACTATAATCATTCTCCCCTTTGTCCAACGCATCGGCTTGTTTCCGCAGCACATCAGACCGGAATCTCCTAAACGCAGCTTCAATTCTCTTCTTGCTCTCTGGATCCGCGTTTATACTACTCGTCCCCTTTGCCACACCACCAGCAAAGCCTACATGGAAGAGTTCCAGTTAGCAAAAAttccaccaacccccaatcATCACATCGTCGAATATCTTACCCAGCTCTCCACCTAAAAACAACCCGCCAGCGCTGGCAAAAAAATACGTCGCGACATCACCCAAAGTAGTAGGCTTCAACAACGGCGTGAGGTCAGGAATAGACTCTAAACACGCAAATCAATTACACCACCTTTCTTCTTAACCACCAACCcggcaaagaaaaagacataCCAGTCCTTCCATCTTCAAAAACAACCTTGGTCGGTCTCTCCTGCGCACGAATGGCAGAGAAGAACGCCTTGCGTGTGCTACGCAATCGGATGGCAGTTAGAACACCGAGACTCACACCGACCGCAGAACCAACTGTTGTCCAtagagaaattgaagatgcgGCTGCGTTGAGCTTGTCGCGGTCGGCGGAGTGGAGGTCGTGTTGAAGATGCTCGTCGGCGAGCTTGGCTAGCTCGTCGGAGCGGCGTTGGCGGAGAATGGCGAAGGATTCGGACATTTTGGAGTATATGGATCGGATAAGGGGTTTTGCAAGAGGTATCAAAGTGTAGACCTTGAAATAATTAGGTCTGAAGCTTTCAAACCTTGGAGGTCAGGTGGTGACGTCATGATTTTTAAGGTCGGAACCCAGCTTGGAAGCTCAACTTCGAAGATTGTATGGAGAAAGCAGGGAGGATTATTGCATTACCTCCTCGCCCTAGATCGTCAGAGTGAACACATTGTTGGGGGGCCTCGGGGTAAACCCATTGCTGTCAACCATATCTCGACCTCAGTCTCAAAGCCAGAACTTGCAATAAGACGCCCCGTCGGTCATACACCTTCTATGTGATAGAGCTGGAATAGAATTGAAGCGTAGAAGTGATCATAGATCTTTACACAGGAATAACTACACGCCTAACGAGCCAGGACCCTTCCTGATCGGACGTTAGATTCAGCCTCAACCTTCTACATGGTTATCTGTTCATTCACCCTCGTAGCCTAGGCCACCATTCCCAAGCAAATCCGCCCTCAAATAAAATCCCAAAGGCCGACGTCtgagttaaaaaaaaaaggcctcGTAATGGGCGTCGACCTTCTCCGTACAGCAACATTATCCCTCCAATCTACCTTGGCACAACTATACCTGTTTAAAACACCTGGTTGCACATGGTCCAAGCAATCCCCCACACCCAcgccaagaacaagaacccCTCATCATAGCCACAAACTCCAAAGAAACCGCAACACGGCATAAACAACTCCACACTTTAATCTCCGGCTATTGTCTTCTTGTCTGGTTTAGTAGAAATATACCTCGACGCACGGGTTATCTTAACGACACGCCCTAGCGTGGATGGGCGGAGAGTTGCCGCGAGAATATGGGGTTCTTTCATACGAGGTGGTTTGCGGTCCTTGGATTGCTTTGGAGAATGAGAGAGACTGTGATACAGACTTGATATGAAGATTCCGGAGAGATGTAAGGAGAGGTTTGGGAGGAAGGGGATACGTTTTCTGTGGGGTTTAATCAGGGGTATAGTGAGTTTGTACGGGTGGTTGTTAGGGTGCGTGGAAAGGAGGTCTTTTAGGTTtatggatgaagatgggtGGGGACCGTTTTGTGCTTATAAGGAGGACTTTTGCTTGTCTTAAACGGAGTTGGGTTTTGAAGGGGTTGGTAACTTGGGAGGTACTTGGAGGTATGGCCTGGCTTTGTTTACCTCGGTAGCCTTTACGTGTGACCGCTGGGGTTTGGGATGGATGATTTAGCAAATTTTTTTAACTTTTTTTCGCTATTTTGGATGGTGTGTTGCAGTTCATATCATACATAAGAGAAAACAATGCATGCTAGACAAGGTTAGCCATGCCACAGACATACATGGGAGGAACTCGAACGTACTCGTAATCATCTGGAATACAACGGCCCACAGATACCAGTGGTGTGATCGATATGAGCCGCTACTAAGCTTTTTTATCGTAGGCTGAGGCGGGGCCGTATATGCGGGCAGACTCGGATCAGCAGTGCTATCATCGAGTTGCTTTTCACGGGCCTTGCTGATAGTAGCAGTACTCATAGTGGTGGGATTTGGCGCCTTGAGAAAGCCTTCCTTCTCAGCTTGTTGAATGGCTGCCCACCACACCGATGCCATTTCCTCGTAGCCAGCGGCTGTCGGATGAATATTGTCGACGAGTTGCTTCCACCGAATGAAAGTGCTCATATCAGCGAGGACGAGACTTTCGTTTCGCGCTCGGCGTTTCGCTGCAAGTTCTAGGTATTGCGTGCTGATTTCTGTGCTCAATTGAGGCTTCTTTCCGTTGAATGTGAGGGTTGATAAGATGATGGTTGTGTTGGGGATGTTGTCGAAGAGGTATGTTAGGAGAGAGTCCATCCGCTGGCCCGCGGTGGCTACTTTGTAATTTTGTAGAGCATCATTTGTGCCAGCGCTGTGGGAAAAATGTCAGCATGCAAAGAGATGGGTGTTTGCACCATCAGTTGGAGACCTACTTGAGAAGAATTAGATTAGGTTGTTGTGGGATGATCAGCTTGGCATGGGAAGCTATTTGATCGATTCTCCAGCCGATGTGTCCATCGTGGTCCTAGAAAGAGTCAAAATAAATTCTTTAAAACAGGTCAAGCAAGAGTCGGACGTCTCACATTATCGTGCATGGTGCCACTCTTCATAGTGCCCACCATATCAACCTCCCACCCAGCATAGCGCAATTGTTGTCGAATCCATTTCCGATATCCATTTCCATCTTCCGATTTGTATCCCATGGTAATAGAAGCACCGAGGGGCAGAACTCGTAGCGCAAACGGCTTTGTGTTCGGAGCTTGAAGCTCAGAGACATTGGAGTCCGAAGACACCACAGTATCATCAGAGATCATCGGTGATGCCGATACCACTGTCAGCCATATTAGACAAGCCTGGACAACCCAGAAAATGGGTGTCGACTGCCTCATGGTGACCGGTGACTGGGAGGGAATTTTGCAAAAACATCAAAACATCAAACCGGGAATCCCCATGTTCTTATATTCACCATCTGACCCAAATCTAACGTCAGATCCCAGTGATCAAATGCGTACTCAAAGGCTCTTGATTTGCTGGTGGGTTTTGCGTAAGCTACTTTAGGCCCACTGGGTGGCTGGGCCTCTCTAAGCCTCGCTCAGATACCAACCTTTCAAGTGCCCCTGATCTCTGAGTCACTTTGACTTAAACCCCAGTTGTCAACTCAGTCGCTAGGGCTTGAAATTAAAAAAATCtgctccgtacggagtacacagaCAGGAAGATGTTTCATTGCAGGCTGGTCGCACACAGTATTTACCGTTCCCAATTGGGTTTAGCCTACGCAAGGCATCAGCTGTCCCTTTTCGTGGTCTTTTTCACGCACGTGTGACTGGCGTAATCTCCACATTCGCTGCTGGTTTCACCTTGTCAACTACAGGCTCTACTTTTATTGCATGTCTAGAAGCCAAGACTTTACGCCCGCGAGGCTTGTTTCGTCCTCAGTGCTTCTCACGAATCAGCGTCGCGGGCTCATCCTCGTTCCCTCTTGGGCGCCCGCGGAAATTATGCCTGAGACACCAGGGCATCGACCCATGGCACATATTGAACCCTGCAAAGTCCAACTATAGTGCATTCTTGGGTGACTCGGGCATTCTATCGGGTAAAATAGCTGCGCGATACTTTAGCGTGAGGCTATCCAACGCATGTCTCGTATCGCAGAGGATAAAATGCGCCCCATTGCGTCGCGGTGAAAAGCTCGCCTTAGTCTTCCGAAGAGGCATGGAGGCTCTTacaaaggaagagaaggctAAATTCtcatacggagtagtgtCCGTAATACACTGTGCAAATGACCTCGGCAGTGATCTCGTCGGACTTTTTGTAAGCGGATGCTGCGACCGGATGCACcgttgggggggggggggggaaataCGGAATACTAATTTGACACATGAGGTGTTACGCACCTAATGCGAGTCGAGGGTACATCTGCTGGATTCATACTCCGCATAGTGAGTTACTCGAACCTGCTGTCATCCGGAGGTAATGGAAATAGCCATGACCATATTCAGAGCGATGCTCCGCCTTCAAGACCACGCTTTCCTAATTAGAGTTCTGCCACATAGTTATGCCCACGTTATTACTTCTGGTCTATATAGTAAGAAAAATGGGCATTTTTGTTCACAAACGATCGCTTGTCTTCTTAAAATTGCGTCAGGTTGATATATTTATCTCACTATTGTCCAGTGCTTGTTGCACATCCTTGTCCCCGTCCTCTTCACGGCCAGCCTCGACTCAGGTCGCTGTTAAGAACTCAATGAGTCCATTCGGCATTGTTTAACCGTTACTTGATAGGTTTTAATTCGGGACAGAATGCCCTGTTTTCATTGAAAGAGTATTTGATGATTCATACGAGGTCAAGCAATGCTCATGTCAAATAAACTTTCGGAAACTCAACTCCAGGAACTAGCTTAATCTGATATGTTGATGTCATCGCCCAAACAATCCCAACAGACACAAGTTCAACCTCACACTGAAATTCGGAGTGGATATCCTCGCAAAGCACACAATTGACGATGATTACTTGGCGTTCTATCGCTCACACCTTGCAACGGGTTCGTGTCGCATCCTGGAGAGGTGGTCTGAAATGATGTATTGATCATCGTGCAGCACCATGCGCCCCTCAAAACCCAAGTAAGACAGCTAAGTCTACTTGAATACCAGTCACACAAACTGCTCCAAGACGTAAGATGTCTTTTCATGCAAGGTAACCTTAATGCTAATACAACACAGTTCAAACTACCAATTCCACCGGGGTTCCTGGTTACAACCCCAGAGCAAGCAAGGCATGTTGTCTCCGTGATGAGTAAGTCTGCACCAACCCTCTCCAAATTCCCCTGTCAAAATCTAAAATTCCACCAGATGGACCATCAGTGATAAAAGCCCAAGTCCTCGCAGGCGGACGCGGCAAAGGTAACTTCAACAGCGATGGGAAAAGTGGGGTCCGACGTGTCGAGTCGTGAGTTTCCCCGTATCCCAAACATGCTAGACCCAGGTCTAACGTACCCAGATCAAGCGAAGCATTTAAAAGCGCCAGTAACATGCTCGGGTACTACCTAACCACGGCGCAAACACCAGAGGATGGACTCCGCGTTGACAAGCTCTACATCAACAAAGCCATGGCCATCGCTCAGGAATTCTACTTCGCAATGATACTCGACCGACAACACACCTCACCCGTGCTATTAATATCCTCGTCCGGGGGGACAGACATTGAATCGAACATCGACAACCTGCACAAACTCTGCTTTGGGCTCTCGACAGGCATCACTGACGAAATCGATGCGTATGTTCAAGCAGAGCTGGGATTCTCCGATGTCGAGATGAAGGACATACACCGGATCTTAGTGCAGATGGTCAAGTTGTTCAAGGAGAAAGATGCGACGCTACTTGAGTTGAATCCCCTGGTGCGTACGGAGGAAGGGGAATTTGTCTGTTTGGATGCCAAGTTTGGGTTCGATGACCTGGCGCGGTATCGACAAGAGGAGATCTTTGCGTTGGAGAAGAGGTCAccggaagaggaggaggagcatCAGCTGGCAAAATTAGGACTTTCTTATGTGCGACTTGATGGGAATATAGGGAACATTGTTAATGGGGCTGGGTTGGCGATGGCCACTAATGATCTGATTAGTCTGCAGGGGGGGAGATGTGCGAACTTTTTAGATGTTGGGGGTGCGGCGACGAAGGAGGCTTTGTCGAAGGCTTTGGGGATTTTGAAGAGTGATCAGAGGATTAAGGGGATTTTGATAAATATTTATGGGGGTGAGCATCCACTTGAACAGTGGGTTAGTGGAATTACTGATCAATGATAGGAATTGTACGATGCGATATGATTGCCGAGGCgattgttgctgctgctgctgagaTGGGGGGTTTCAAATGTCCCGTTGTGGTTCGGTTGCAGGGTACGAATTCCGACAAGGGATTGAAGCTGGTCAGTAGATCTGTCCGGTAGTTATCGAGCGAGCTAACTCAATTGGTAGATTGAAAGATCCGAGTTGGATAACTTGATTGTAGAAGCCGAGTTCGAAAATGCTGCCCAGATGATCGTGAAGCAAACACCCGGGGTTGAAGTTTAATTAATTGGTTCAATAATCGAAAGACAGTCACTGATCATGTCACTATATGTATCTAATGCCATGTCATAGCCTCTAAGGTGCCCGACAGTACTCGAAGCAGACAGGTGCATATTAATCATCCTCTAAACCATAAGCGCGCCTTCACACAAGACCATACCCCAAAATTGCAGGAATGCGTGGTAGTCCGGTTAAGGACTGCATAACCAATTTAAAGCCCAGGCTCGACCTTGATCGGCGGATGAACCATTTTCTCCTCTGCGGTAGGCTTTCTACCCCAGACTCGGCGACTAAACACAATCAGCAAATCTAACCTCGCATTATGGGTATACAAGAAACTCACGCGTATTCGTAAGCATGGGTACGGGGGTTCCTTAACTCCGCTCGAACCTTGGACAGATACACCTGCACCTCCTCCTTAGTCCAGGGAGTGGGCGCACCGAATTTGGTGAGGAACCACATCGCCCAGCCCTCTAGCGCAGCAACCCAGTGAGCGTATTGAAGCTGCCCGACTTCcttgagaaaattttctctCGGCCACGGCCCTAAAGGAATCTTATACAGCTTTTCCTGTACATCGATAAACCCAGCCTTCTCCATTGCGCCTCGCATTGTCTCCTGTGTCAGGAGGGAGCGGCAGGCTCGTTCGGAGCAGCCGATGAAATTATCTCCCCATGTGGCTAGAGCCCCGCCTTCTTTCAGGGTGCCGTCGTCGCTGTAAACTCGTACATCTAGTTCGATCTGCTCGATCCAACCGCCTGGAGTGAGAGCACTGAATAGCGTAGTGATTAGATATAGGTTTTCTGGCAGGTATAGGCTAGGGTGTGGATTGGGGACTCACTCGTAGCATTGCTTGTATAGTTGATCCCATCCCTTAGGTGCAAATGCCCCCAGCATCTGACGCATGTGGATAAAGTCAAATGGCTCTTTCCAGGTCCACTGCTGGAGGATATCGTCTACTTCGAATACACAGTTGGGTGGCATCCATGTCACGGGAGGAGGAAACATGTCGACGCCACGGACAGTTGCTGCAGCTTGTTAGTCAAACAAGATAGGAGAAAAAGGGGAAGCAATGGATTACGTACCAGATGGATACAAATCCGCCACATCACTGGGTGAGTGTAAGCGAAACTCGATTGAAGAGGCTGGGCGGGAACTTACATGGCCCATGTTCCTTTCCCGGTCCCAATGTCCAAAATATGCTAGA
Protein-coding sequences here:
- a CDS encoding V-type ATPase, B subunit, putative, with protein sequence MPGFIDPRMTNVKPRIRYNTIGGINGPLVVLDNVKFPRYNEIVSLTLPDGTERSGQVLEARGNRAIVQVFEGTSGVDVKKTKVEFAGHSLKLGVSEDMLGRVFDGSGRAIDKGPKVLAEDYLDINGQPINPYTRVYPEEMISTGISAIDTMNSIARGQKIPIFSAAGLPHNEIASAIARQASLVRPTKDVHDGHEENFSIVFAAMGVNMETARFFTREFEENGSMERTTLFLNLANDPTIERIITPRLALTTAEYYAYQLEKHVLVIMTDLSAYCDALREVSAAREEVPGRRGYPGYMYTDLASIYERAGRVEGRNGSITQIPILTMPNDDITHPIPDLTGYITEGQIFIDRQLANKGVYPPINVLPSLSRLMKSAIGEGRTRKDHSDVSNQLYAKYAIGRDAAAMKAVVGEEALSAEDKLSLEFLEKFERTFISQSSHESRTIFESLDIAWNLLRIYPRELLNRMPKRTLDEFYARSARKIASKDTRDNSGDEQDTTAQQSTNLIDA
- a CDS encoding Nucleotide-binding, alpha-beta plait; the encoded protein is MSKIYVGNLSWHTSDESLRAAFGEFGNIVDSIVMVDRETGRSRGFGFVTFSSAEEAEAAINALNEQDLDGRRIRVNLANARPSGGFGGGNGGAGGGRW
- a CDS encoding Actin-binding protein Fragmin, putative, giving the protein MAPHEGLVHPKEYDIKDSNVELIGSDLDHRVKYTSALTEPAWQSIDQAPGLTTWRIENFQVIPWPKEQTGQFYDGDSFIVLHTYKVGDDKLGHDIFFWLGSKTTQDEAGVAAYKTFELDEFLHGAATQYREVQEHPSDEFLALFRNYSIRSGGVRSGFTHVEPEERLEVTTLLRIFKHPGIARVDSLIVYEVEPTWKSLDENDVFVLDKGDKIWVWQGKKCSPMEKAKAAQVVNDMTQAKHVDVEVLSQLEPRSKIFVDLLGGRDVAPSTLEAPRPGRFAKKGGDESSRPRGLFRLSDASGTLSFDVVKGGGRVDRSDLDGKDVFLYDTGNRVWVWQGSGASAREKAMWLKVAQFYVQKIQESQSSEAYLTPISKVSQGHESPAFLKALEA
- a CDS encoding E3 ubiquitin-protein ligase listerin, whose translation is MSESFAILRQRRSDELAKLADEHLQHDLHSADRDKLNAAASSISLWTTVGSAVGVSLGVLTAIRLRSTRKAFFSAIRAQERPTKVVFEDGRTESIPDLTPLLKPTTLGDVATYFFASAGGLFLGGELGFAGGVAKGTSSINADPESKKRIEAAFRRFRSDVLRKQADALDKGENDYSLI
- a CDS encoding Lipase, GDSL, translating into MRQSTPIFWVVQACLIWLTVVSASPMISDDTVVSSDSNVSELQAPNTKPFALRVLPLGASITMGYKSEDGNGYRKWIRQQLRYAGWEVDMVGTMKSGTMHDNDHDGHIGWRIDQIASHAKLIIPQQPNLILLNAGTNDALQNYKVATAGQRMDSLLTYLFDNIPNTTIILSTLTFNGKKPQLSTEISTQYLELAAKRRARNESLVLADMSTFIRWKQLVDNIHPTAAGYEEMASVWWAAIQQAEKEGFLKAPNPTTMSTATISKAREKQLDDSTADPSLPAYTAPPQPTIKKLSSGSYRSHHWYLWAVVFQMITTCIVFSYV
- a CDS encoding Succinyl-CoA synthetase beta subunit, putative, with the protein product MITWRSIAHTLQRHHAPLKTQVRQLSLLEYQSHKLLQDFKLPIPPGFLVTTPEQARHVVSVMNGPSVIKAQVLAGGRGKGNFNSDGKSGVRRVESSSEAFKSASNMLGYYLTTAQTPEDGLRVDKLYINKAMAIAQEFYFAMILDRQHTSPVLLISSSGGTDIESNIDNLHKLCFGLSTGITDEIDAYVQAELGFSDVEMKDIHRILVQMVKLFKEKDATLLELNPLVRTEEGEFVCLDAKFGFDDLARYRQEEIFALEKRSPEEEEEHQLAKLGLSYVRLDGNIGNIVNGAGLAMATNDLISLQGGRCANFLDVGGAATKEALSKALGILKSDQRIKGILINIYGGIVRCDMIAEAIVAAAAEMGGFKCPVVVRLQGTNSDKGLKLIERSELDNLIVEAEFENAAQMIVKQTPGVEV